In Streptomyces chartreusis NRRL 3882, the following are encoded in one genomic region:
- a CDS encoding beta-L-arabinofuranosidase domain-containing protein translates to MAPPLSRRSLLQAAALAASTPAVSLTTTGRAAATVQEATAVAAAPSAWTVQPFALEDVALRPGLFAEKRRLMLDHARGYDVNRLLQVFRANAGLPTGGAVAPGGWEGLDGEANGNLRGHYTGHFLTMLAQAYRGTKERVFADRIGTMVGALTEVRAALRRDPAVLSVPGKFGTAADQVRGSYQYVDLPADVLGGASAITLSVWVRPTHDANWTRVFDFGDDTTRYLYLAARNQAGVPRFAITTSGAGGEQGLDGTAALPLNQWSHLAVTIAGGTGALYVNGTAVARNTAMSLTPAALGALKNNWLGRSNYSADPVFAGAYEEFNVFSRALTAAEITELQSRRAADASTGRGDLASYAFDETAGGTFTDVSGRNLTATLRRTWGGPSHPGFLAAYPETQFIDLESRTTSDYTKVWAPYYTAHKILRGLLDAYGATDDDRALDLASGMCDWMHSRLSKLPESTLQRMWGIFSSGEFGGIVEAVCDLHTITGKAEHLALAQLFDLDRLIDACAANTDILDGLHANQHIPIFTGYVRLYDETGEERYLTSAKNFWDMVVPHRMYGIGGTSTQEFWKARDVIAGTISATTAETCCAYNMLKLSRTLFFHEQDPKYMDYYERALYNQVLGSKQDKPDAEKPLVTYFIGLTPGHVRDYTPKQGTTCCEGTGMESATKYQDSVYFAKADGSALYVNLYSPSTLTWAEKGVTVTQTTGFPEEQGSTLAFGGGRASFTLRLRVPSWATAGFRVTVNGRAVSGTPKPGNYFEVSRTWRAGDTVRIAMPFRTRVEKALDDPSLQTLFHGPVNLVARDAATEYLKVGLYRDAGLSGDLSHSLTPVPGEPLHFTLDGTEWAPFFEGTEDPTHAYFRRSEPKVVFGGRDSGVANPAKADGTTLLDEVWAGAPFRNKGALVARVRSTVDAWVAAGLLSRADGDKVVSTAGTASYRP, encoded by the coding sequence ATGGCCCCGCCCCTCTCCAGACGATCCCTTCTCCAGGCCGCGGCACTGGCGGCGTCGACTCCCGCGGTCTCCCTCACCACGACCGGCCGAGCCGCGGCCACCGTTCAGGAGGCAACAGCCGTGGCCGCCGCCCCGTCCGCCTGGACCGTCCAGCCGTTCGCCCTCGAAGACGTGGCTCTCAGGCCCGGGCTGTTCGCCGAAAAGCGGCGGTTGATGCTCGATCACGCCCGCGGCTACGACGTGAACCGGCTGCTCCAGGTGTTCCGCGCCAACGCCGGTCTCCCCACCGGCGGTGCGGTCGCCCCCGGCGGTTGGGAGGGGCTGGACGGTGAGGCCAACGGCAACCTGCGGGGTCACTACACCGGCCACTTCCTGACGATGCTGGCGCAGGCGTACCGCGGTACGAAGGAGCGGGTGTTCGCCGACCGGATAGGCACCATGGTGGGGGCGCTGACCGAGGTGCGCGCGGCGCTGCGGCGGGACCCGGCGGTGCTGAGCGTTCCCGGGAAGTTCGGGACCGCCGCGGATCAGGTGCGTGGCTCCTACCAGTACGTGGATCTTCCGGCGGACGTACTCGGCGGGGCCTCGGCGATCACCCTCTCCGTCTGGGTGCGGCCCACGCACGACGCCAACTGGACCCGGGTCTTCGACTTCGGCGACGACACCACCCGCTACCTGTACCTGGCCGCCCGCAACCAGGCCGGAGTGCCGCGCTTCGCCATCACCACGTCGGGCGCCGGCGGCGAGCAGGGTCTCGACGGCACGGCCGCGCTGCCGCTGAACCAGTGGAGCCACCTGGCGGTCACGATCGCGGGCGGCACCGGCGCTCTCTACGTCAACGGCACCGCCGTCGCGCGCAACACCGCGATGAGCCTCACCCCGGCGGCCCTCGGCGCGCTGAAGAACAACTGGCTGGGCCGCTCGAACTACTCCGCCGACCCGGTCTTCGCGGGAGCCTACGAGGAGTTCAACGTGTTCTCGCGGGCGCTGACCGCCGCCGAGATCACCGAGTTGCAGAGCCGCCGGGCCGCCGACGCCTCGACGGGCCGGGGCGATCTCGCGTCGTACGCCTTCGACGAGACGGCCGGCGGGACGTTCACGGACGTCTCCGGCCGGAACCTGACCGCCACCCTGCGCCGCACCTGGGGCGGGCCCAGCCACCCCGGGTTCCTCGCGGCCTACCCGGAGACGCAGTTCATCGACCTGGAGTCGCGGACCACCTCCGACTACACCAAGGTGTGGGCGCCGTACTACACCGCGCACAAGATCCTCAGGGGGCTGCTCGACGCGTACGGCGCCACGGACGACGACCGGGCCCTCGACCTGGCGTCCGGCATGTGCGACTGGATGCACTCCCGGCTGTCCAAGCTGCCGGAGTCCACGCTCCAGCGCATGTGGGGGATCTTCTCCAGTGGCGAGTTCGGCGGCATCGTCGAGGCGGTCTGCGACCTGCACACGATCACCGGCAAGGCCGAACACCTCGCGCTGGCCCAGCTGTTCGACCTGGACCGGCTGATCGACGCGTGCGCGGCGAACACCGACATCCTCGACGGACTGCACGCCAACCAGCACATCCCGATCTTCACCGGGTACGTTCGGCTCTACGACGAGACGGGCGAGGAGCGCTACCTCACGTCGGCGAAGAACTTCTGGGACATGGTCGTGCCCCACCGCATGTACGGCATCGGCGGCACCAGTACCCAGGAGTTCTGGAAGGCCCGGGACGTGATCGCGGGCACGATCAGCGCGACCACCGCGGAGACGTGCTGCGCGTACAACATGCTCAAGCTGAGCCGGACCCTGTTCTTCCACGAGCAGGACCCGAAGTACATGGACTACTACGAGCGGGCCCTGTACAACCAGGTGCTCGGTTCGAAGCAGGACAAGCCGGATGCGGAGAAGCCGCTCGTCACGTACTTCATCGGGCTGACGCCCGGTCACGTCCGGGACTACACGCCCAAGCAGGGCACGACCTGCTGCGAGGGCACCGGCATGGAGAGCGCCACGAAGTACCAGGACTCGGTGTACTTCGCGAAGGCCGACGGCAGCGCCCTGTACGTCAACCTGTACAGCCCGTCCACGCTGACCTGGGCCGAGAAGGGCGTCACGGTCACGCAGACCACCGGCTTCCCCGAGGAGCAGGGCAGCACGCTGGCCTTCGGGGGCGGCCGGGCCTCCTTCACGCTGCGGCTGCGCGTGCCGTCGTGGGCGACCGCAGGGTTCCGGGTGACCGTCAACGGGCGGGCGGTGTCCGGGACTCCGAAGCCCGGGAACTACTTCGAGGTGTCCCGGACCTGGCGGGCCGGCGATACCGTCCGGATCGCCATGCCGTTCCGGACGCGGGTGGAGAAGGCCCTCGACGACCCGTCCCTGCAGACCCTCTTCCACGGCCCGGTCAACCTGGTCGCACGCGACGCCGCCACGGAGTACCTGAAGGTCGGGCTGTACCGCGATGCCGGACTGTCCGGCGACCTCTCGCACTCCCTCACGCCGGTTCCGGGCGAGCCACTGCACTTCACGCTGGACGGGACGGAGTGGGCGCCGTTCTTCGAGGGGACGGAGGATCCGACGCACGCCTACTTCCGGCGCTCGGAGCCGAAGGTCGTCTTCGGCGGCCGGGACTCGGGCGTGGCCAACCCGGCGAAGGCCGACGGCACCACGCTGCTGGACGAGGTGTGGGCCGGGGCCCCGTTCCGCAACAAGGGGGCGCTGGTGGCGCGGGTGCGTTCCACGGTGGACGCGTGGGTGGCGGCCGGGCTGCTGAGCAGGGCCGACGGCGACAAGGTGGTGAGCACGGCGGGCACGGCCTCGTACCGGCCCTGA
- a CDS encoding ATP-binding protein, whose amino-acid sequence MSGDTVAGAVVQAGSIRELHVHAAAPPTGSTPGSVAMDAWERRAGDSCVWQHVPAGRDTGHHRRHVTALAARLARMRDELEGALEQDPWCDARIATAFLDHVEWLLGEPAQDGAAGLDLYPAEASLLVLLPFLHRVHYLRRAVRLAEVRPWSLRPESNAGPDREAFEIFAEESEALVQRALRDPEAEPLVGWWLCHRRLTQHEEFSEADSVPGLLEELGESAAELGAALTADRVTVLLHGLRRGPDICHPEFLGLLPADERVRCGPGHQQIRYQRVGLLAALAHGMSVEMTTLPDIVAEHLAIPYPVDVPLLRHTLTQAHWGGSRDLPVLRAECRHEAVVEGLREYTARADTVLHAIRRTVRERVNQPMPDLPTRLSADGVVPSRGTFDGYARFRSDGRRVLDLAMGIELYKDRDLAVRELYQNALDACRYRRARQECLDRTTEPFGAPYTGRISFVQDTDEDGRAYLDCQDDGIGMGEAELRGVFSHAGARFAEQLEFKLERARWESLDPPVTLYPNSRFGIGVLSYFMLAEEIRVTTCRMDADGVPGPVYEVSICGPGHLFRIVQKAARGREPGTRVRLYLRADVAPENWSVIDVLERVLAIAEFPTSARKGGLSSAWEPGRLKERQRPDRSDTGLNAYGAQLDWDDGPQDAQVVWCEHGGALLVDGVVVEPTVRKGVFPATGPGLTGAVVNLRGPSAPARLSVDRRHVLDDVTAVVRELLEKASGVLAEGEEDDLPGVQWLNRVADDSAALADIVDSALFSRGREPALRGVKFGGPRAGYFAGDLTLVPGEPRDANRYGGGAWGHVEGHAPDHVYLWRLLARRGALGKLAEVCPEIDDPRPVLRPVPSDQWLLMHDRQSGHSRRWRRGPFDLSDIARAADALQRPSREVAARLAALGFPEADPRHWSPGAELTTADSATFTSQYGEVLTRHEPLTSADLMGRAARANDSVAATAERLRGFGFQLSDTTVTLCQAAEKDELLWLNREKPEDGCLDPGAEVPPGHIAQASLRLGLSVQDVCRRLAAHGLRADPAGLPDRPTLQTVLLLSSNVDGEPPWLDRARTPPPGHALHAAEELGLAPAEVLARLCALGFARPDPFPADASTDDLWALDDELYGDFLVPPGPIPYGNVFSSVQDLDGLRLKIRRMRSYGFDIALEVPRRPTSLDRELLCESGPFNWWFTRTDEAVPFAQILMASRELGAQPATIAKRLRACNIATSHDGLPRGLSFSEARRLIRADELDEGEVPAVEDFPLQYLHRTALRKRTGLRQIVSLLNDLGIPVPDPAETIRAALARVPRADP is encoded by the coding sequence GTGAGCGGCGACACGGTGGCGGGCGCGGTCGTCCAGGCCGGGTCGATCCGCGAACTGCACGTGCACGCGGCCGCCCCGCCCACGGGGTCCACACCCGGATCCGTCGCCATGGACGCGTGGGAACGCCGGGCCGGCGACTCCTGCGTCTGGCAGCATGTGCCGGCCGGCCGGGACACCGGCCACCACCGGCGGCACGTCACCGCCCTCGCGGCCCGGCTGGCCCGCATGCGGGACGAGCTGGAAGGCGCGCTGGAGCAGGATCCCTGGTGCGACGCGCGAATCGCCACCGCGTTCCTGGACCACGTCGAATGGCTGCTCGGTGAGCCCGCCCAGGACGGGGCGGCCGGCCTCGACCTCTATCCGGCCGAGGCGTCTCTCCTCGTCCTGCTCCCCTTCCTCCACCGGGTCCACTATCTGCGGCGGGCGGTGCGGCTCGCGGAGGTCCGTCCCTGGTCCCTGCGCCCGGAGAGCAACGCCGGGCCGGACAGGGAGGCGTTCGAGATCTTCGCGGAGGAGAGTGAGGCGCTCGTCCAGCGGGCGCTGCGGGACCCGGAGGCCGAACCGCTCGTCGGCTGGTGGCTCTGCCACCGCCGGCTCACGCAGCACGAGGAGTTCTCGGAAGCCGATTCCGTCCCCGGGCTTCTCGAGGAACTGGGCGAGTCCGCCGCCGAGCTGGGCGCTGCGCTCACCGCCGACAGGGTGACCGTGCTGCTGCACGGTCTCCGCAGGGGGCCCGACATCTGTCACCCCGAGTTCCTGGGTCTGCTGCCCGCCGACGAACGCGTCCGCTGCGGCCCCGGTCACCAGCAGATCCGCTACCAGCGCGTCGGCCTCCTCGCCGCCCTCGCCCACGGCATGTCCGTCGAGATGACGACGCTGCCGGACATCGTCGCCGAGCACCTCGCCATCCCGTATCCGGTGGATGTGCCCCTGTTGCGCCACACCCTCACCCAGGCGCACTGGGGAGGGTCACGCGACTTGCCGGTGCTCCGTGCGGAGTGCCGTCACGAGGCGGTCGTCGAGGGGCTGCGCGAGTACACCGCCCGGGCCGACACCGTGCTGCACGCGATACGGCGCACCGTCAGGGAACGGGTCAACCAGCCCATGCCGGACCTCCCCACCCGGCTCTCCGCCGACGGCGTGGTTCCGAGCCGCGGCACCTTCGACGGCTACGCGAGGTTCCGGAGCGACGGGCGACGGGTCCTCGATCTCGCGATGGGGATCGAGCTGTACAAGGACCGCGACCTGGCCGTGCGGGAGCTGTACCAGAACGCGCTCGACGCCTGCCGCTACCGGCGTGCCCGGCAGGAGTGCCTCGACCGCACGACGGAACCGTTCGGCGCGCCGTACACCGGCCGCATCTCCTTCGTGCAGGACACCGACGAGGACGGCCGGGCGTATCTGGACTGCCAGGACGACGGCATCGGCATGGGCGAGGCCGAACTGCGCGGGGTGTTCTCCCATGCCGGCGCACGCTTCGCGGAGCAGCTGGAGTTCAAGCTGGAGCGGGCCCGCTGGGAGTCGCTGGATCCGCCGGTGACGCTGTACCCGAACAGCCGGTTCGGGATCGGCGTGCTGAGTTACTTCATGCTCGCCGAGGAGATCCGGGTCACGACGTGCCGCATGGATGCCGACGGCGTTCCCGGGCCCGTGTACGAGGTCTCCATCTGCGGTCCGGGCCACCTCTTCCGGATCGTGCAGAAGGCCGCCCGGGGGCGCGAGCCGGGCACCCGGGTCCGGCTGTACCTGCGTGCCGACGTCGCCCCGGAGAACTGGTCCGTGATCGACGTCCTGGAACGCGTGCTCGCCATCGCGGAGTTCCCGACGTCGGCCCGGAAGGGCGGGCTGAGCAGCGCATGGGAGCCCGGGCGGCTCAAGGAGCGGCAGAGACCCGACCGGTCCGACACCGGCCTCAACGCGTACGGAGCCCAGTTGGACTGGGACGACGGACCGCAGGACGCTCAGGTCGTGTGGTGCGAGCACGGTGGCGCGCTGCTGGTGGACGGCGTGGTGGTGGAACCGACGGTGCGCAAGGGGGTCTTCCCGGCGACGGGTCCCGGGCTGACCGGTGCGGTGGTGAATCTGCGGGGCCCGTCGGCTCCGGCGCGTCTGTCGGTGGATCGCAGACATGTGCTGGACGATGTCACGGCCGTGGTGCGGGAGCTGCTGGAGAAGGCGAGCGGTGTCCTGGCGGAGGGCGAGGAAGACGATCTGCCGGGTGTCCAGTGGCTGAACAGGGTGGCCGACGACAGCGCGGCACTGGCGGACATCGTGGACTCCGCGCTGTTCTCGCGGGGGCGGGAACCCGCTTTGCGGGGAGTGAAGTTCGGCGGTCCGCGAGCCGGGTACTTCGCGGGGGACCTCACCCTCGTCCCGGGCGAGCCCCGCGACGCGAACCGCTACGGCGGTGGGGCCTGGGGCCATGTGGAAGGCCACGCGCCGGACCACGTGTACCTCTGGCGGCTCCTCGCCCGCCGAGGGGCTCTGGGCAAGCTCGCGGAGGTGTGTCCGGAGATCGACGACCCGCGTCCGGTCCTGCGGCCGGTTCCCTCCGACCAGTGGCTGCTCATGCACGACCGTCAGAGCGGTCACTCACGCAGGTGGCGCCGCGGGCCCTTCGACCTGAGCGACATCGCCCGGGCCGCCGACGCGCTTCAGCGTCCCTCGCGCGAGGTGGCCGCGCGGTTGGCCGCGCTCGGCTTTCCCGAGGCCGACCCCCGGCACTGGTCCCCCGGGGCGGAGCTCACCACGGCCGACAGCGCCACCTTCACTTCGCAGTACGGGGAAGTCCTCACCAGGCACGAACCACTGACGTCCGCCGACCTCATGGGGAGAGCGGCACGCGCGAACGACTCCGTCGCCGCGACGGCCGAACGCCTGCGGGGCTTCGGCTTCCAGCTGTCGGACACGACCGTGACGCTATGTCAGGCGGCTGAGAAGGACGAACTGCTGTGGCTGAACAGGGAGAAGCCCGAGGATGGCTGTCTGGACCCCGGCGCCGAGGTCCCGCCGGGGCACATCGCGCAGGCGAGCCTCCGGCTCGGATTGTCCGTGCAGGACGTGTGCCGACGGCTTGCCGCCCACGGCCTGCGCGCGGATCCCGCCGGGTTGCCGGACCGTCCGACGCTGCAGACCGTCCTCCTGCTGAGCAGCAATGTGGACGGTGAACCGCCGTGGCTGGACCGGGCGCGGACGCCACCGCCCGGACACGCTCTGCATGCGGCGGAGGAACTGGGCCTGGCGCCGGCGGAGGTCCTGGCCAGGCTCTGCGCGCTCGGCTTCGCCCGTCCCGATCCGTTCCCCGCCGACGCCTCCACGGACGACCTCTGGGCGCTCGACGACGAGCTCTACGGTGACTTCCTCGTCCCGCCGGGGCCGATTCCCTACGGAAACGTCTTCAGCAGTGTCCAGGACCTCGACGGTCTCCGCCTCAAGATCCGCCGCATGCGCAGCTACGGGTTCGACATCGCCCTGGAGGTGCCGCGCCGGCCCACCTCACTGGACCGGGAACTGCTGTGCGAGAGCGGCCCGTTCAACTGGTGGTTCACCCGCACGGACGAGGCCGTGCCGTTCGCCCAGATCCTCATGGCCTCACGGGAGCTGGGAGCCCAGCCCGCGACGATCGCGAAGCGCCTGCGCGCCTGCAACATCGCCACCTCGCACGACGGTCTCCCCCGTGGCCTCTCGTTCAGCGAGGCGCGCAGACTCATCCGCGCGGACGAGCTCGACGAAGGCGAGGTGCCCGCGGTCGAGGACTTCCCGCTCCAGTACCTGCACCGGACGGCCCTCCGCAAGCGCACCGGCCTCCGGCAGATCGTCTCCCTGCTCAACGACCTCGGCATCCCCGTCCCCGACCCCGCCGAGACCATCAGAGCCGCCCTGGCCCGCGTGCCCCGCGCCGACCCCTGA
- a CDS encoding HAD family hydrolase, whose product MSNLGGTSVIFDLDGTLVDSEPNYYEAGRQTLAEHGVTDFSWTDHERYVGISTRETVADWIERYGLRASVEELFTAKNRRYLELARSSTRAYPEMRKFVELLAAEDVPMAVASGSSPEAIEAVLAGTGLDAHLRTVVSADEVAHGKPAPDVFLEAARRLGADPAACVVLEDAAPGAAAAHAAGMRCIALPYVAAQADAPEFATAGLLLRGGQEEFTARAAYDWLCRTP is encoded by the coding sequence ATGAGCAATCTCGGCGGCACTTCGGTCATCTTCGATCTCGACGGAACGCTCGTGGACAGCGAGCCGAACTACTACGAGGCGGGCCGGCAGACCCTCGCGGAGCACGGCGTCACCGACTTCAGCTGGACGGACCACGAGCGGTACGTCGGCATCAGCACGCGGGAGACGGTCGCGGACTGGATCGAGCGGTACGGCCTGCGGGCCTCCGTCGAGGAGCTGTTCACCGCCAAGAACCGCCGCTATCTGGAACTGGCGCGCAGCTCCACGCGGGCCTACCCCGAGATGCGCAAGTTCGTCGAGCTGCTGGCGGCCGAGGACGTTCCCATGGCCGTGGCCTCGGGGTCCTCGCCCGAGGCCATCGAGGCGGTCCTGGCGGGCACGGGTCTGGACGCCCACCTGCGGACCGTCGTCTCGGCGGACGAGGTCGCGCACGGCAAGCCGGCACCCGACGTCTTCCTGGAGGCTGCCCGCCGGCTCGGCGCGGACCCGGCGGCCTGCGTGGTACTGGAGGACGCCGCCCCGGGCGCCGCCGCCGCGCACGCGGCGGGGATGCGCTGCATCGCCCTCCCTTACGTCGCCGCCCAGGCCGACGCCCCGGAGTTCGCCACCGCCGGTCTGCTGCTGCGGGGCGGCCAGGAGGAGTTCACAGCGCGGGCGGCGTACGACTGGCTGTGCCGGACGCCGTAG
- a CDS encoding Lrp/AsnC family transcriptional regulator has translation MAVDELDTRILRLLLEQPGTSVREYARILGVARGTLQARLDRLERDGVITGTAPALSPAALGHPVLAFVHIEVTQGHLDEVGDALAAVPEIVEAFSITGGGDLLTRVVARDNAHLEDVVQKLISLPGVVRTRTEIALRERVPHRLLPLVESIGRAVRP, from the coding sequence GTGGCCGTGGACGAGCTCGACACCCGCATCCTGCGGCTGCTGCTGGAGCAGCCGGGCACGAGCGTGCGCGAGTACGCCCGTATCCTCGGCGTCGCCCGGGGCACGTTGCAGGCCCGGCTCGACCGTCTGGAGCGCGACGGCGTGATCACGGGCACCGCACCGGCCCTCTCCCCGGCCGCGCTCGGGCATCCGGTGCTCGCGTTCGTGCACATCGAGGTCACCCAGGGTCATCTCGACGAGGTGGGCGACGCGCTGGCGGCAGTGCCCGAGATCGTGGAGGCGTTCTCCATCACGGGCGGCGGGGATCTGCTCACCCGGGTCGTGGCGCGGGACAACGCGCATCTGGAGGACGTCGTCCAGAAGCTGATCAGCCTGCCCGGGGTCGTCCGCACCCGCACCGAGATCGCCCTGCGCGAGCGCGTCCCCCACCGGCTGCTTCCGTTGGTGGAGTCGATCGGCCGCGCGGTCCGGCCCTGA
- a CDS encoding FUSC family protein yields MLKRVFVAPDPGRTRLRFAARAVLGIALAVAVCGSAGHSLTGAVTGGLAALLALFTVTDATVRGQAVTTALLPAVGLPVLTAAAELHDHPVARDLTFLAVVGAGVYARRWGPRGHSLGVFAFMTFFVAQFLHATTDQLPEVYAAVLLSVLAAAVVRFGLWCYERRLPPPAAPAPPGGTGLARVTTRQAVQATVGAGFALLVGQLVSGQRWYWAVGATWWIFVNTTSRGETLVRGFRRLLGTVIGIALGLLVAVPVHGDPTVTAVLAASCVFGIFYTAAVSYTWMMLWVTLLAGLLYGLLGVLGPGLLALRLAETGVGALGAALAVILVLPVTTHSVTDAWIQRALRCVHACTAETARRLAGAADADPAPRVAELEQLLARVRLSVAPLVHPLNPMLGRKRRARHVLALLDDCAREIRGLVAVAADPEASHDARLAAACYRVQAAVEALTDGGDVSVQANDPATTEPALAHLHGLERALAELARPLRTPSGSPLVGA; encoded by the coding sequence GTGCTGAAGAGGGTGTTCGTGGCTCCGGATCCGGGGCGGACGCGGTTGCGGTTCGCCGCGCGTGCCGTGCTCGGCATCGCGCTCGCGGTCGCCGTGTGCGGCAGCGCCGGGCACTCCCTCACGGGGGCCGTCACCGGCGGTCTCGCCGCCCTGCTCGCCCTGTTCACCGTCACCGACGCCACGGTCCGCGGGCAGGCGGTCACCACCGCGCTGCTGCCCGCCGTCGGACTGCCCGTGCTCACCGCCGCGGCCGAACTGCACGACCATCCGGTGGCCCGCGACCTCACCTTCCTCGCCGTGGTCGGCGCGGGCGTGTACGCGCGCCGCTGGGGGCCGCGCGGGCACAGCCTCGGCGTGTTCGCGTTCATGACCTTCTTCGTGGCGCAGTTCCTGCACGCCACCACGGACCAGCTGCCCGAGGTGTACGCCGCCGTCCTGCTGTCCGTCCTCGCCGCCGCCGTCGTGCGCTTCGGGCTGTGGTGCTACGAGCGCCGCCTGCCCCCGCCCGCCGCGCCCGCACCGCCGGGCGGCACCGGCCTGGCCCGGGTGACCACCCGGCAGGCGGTCCAGGCGACCGTCGGCGCGGGTTTCGCCCTGCTCGTGGGCCAGCTGGTGTCCGGGCAGCGCTGGTACTGGGCCGTCGGCGCCACCTGGTGGATCTTCGTCAACACCACCTCGCGCGGCGAGACCCTGGTCCGCGGTTTCCGCCGGCTCCTCGGCACGGTCATCGGCATCGCCCTCGGTCTGCTCGTCGCCGTACCCGTGCACGGCGATCCGACCGTCACGGCCGTCCTCGCCGCCTCCTGCGTCTTCGGCATCTTCTACACGGCCGCCGTGTCCTACACCTGGATGATGCTCTGGGTGACCCTCCTCGCCGGGCTGCTCTACGGCCTCCTCGGCGTGCTCGGCCCCGGCCTGCTCGCCCTGCGCCTCGCCGAGACCGGCGTCGGCGCGCTCGGCGCCGCGCTGGCAGTGATCCTCGTCCTGCCCGTCACCACCCACAGCGTCACCGACGCCTGGATCCAGCGGGCCCTGCGCTGTGTCCACGCCTGCACCGCAGAGACCGCCCGGCGCCTGGCGGGCGCGGCCGACGCCGACCCGGCCCCGCGGGTGGCCGAACTGGAACAGTTGCTCGCCCGGGTACGGCTCTCGGTCGCCCCGCTGGTGCACCCGCTGAACCCGATGCTCGGCCGCAAGCGACGCGCCCGGCACGTGCTCGCCCTCCTCGACGACTGCGCCCGGGAGATCCGGGGCCTGGTCGCCGTCGCCGCCGACCCCGAGGCCTCCCACGACGCCCGTCTGGCCGCCGCCTGCTACCGCGTGCAGGCCGCGGTCGAGGCGCTCACCGACGGCGGAGACGTCTCGGTCCAGGCGAACGACCCCGCCACGACGGAACCCGCCCTGGCCCACCTCCACGGTCTGGAACGGGCCCTGGCGGAACTCGCCCGACCGCTCCGCACCCCGTCGGGTTCGCCCTTGGTCGGGGCCTGA
- a CDS encoding lactonase family protein codes for MADDGRRRAYIGSFTAARDADSGALTVLSSVNAVPDPAYLALSADADILYAVSETAEGAVAAYRVDGEKPEPAGPPVPVDGNGPTHLSLFAGHLLTANYGSGSVTAIPVRSDGTLARSAAHVLQHTGAGPHTPRQHGPHAHHVQPDPSGRWAVSVDLGTDSVRVCTLTDGTLALHRETALRPGSGPRHLAFHPDGSYAYVVNELTPSVTVCRWDAAEGVLTPLTETPVLSGAPARDAYPSGIVTSPDGRFVWTATRGEDVLSVLAVEGEELRLIATVPCGGRWPRALTASDGFLYVANERSGDVTWFSTDPRTGIPRRAGTIGVTAASCVILG; via the coding sequence GTGGCTGACGACGGCAGGCGGCGGGCGTACATCGGGTCGTTCACGGCGGCCCGCGATGCCGACAGCGGCGCACTGACCGTCCTGAGCAGCGTCAACGCCGTCCCCGACCCCGCCTACCTGGCTCTGTCCGCCGACGCCGACATCCTGTACGCGGTCAGTGAGACGGCCGAGGGCGCCGTGGCCGCGTACCGCGTCGACGGGGAGAAGCCCGAGCCGGCCGGGCCGCCCGTGCCGGTCGACGGGAACGGGCCGACCCACCTCAGCCTGTTCGCCGGACACCTCCTGACCGCCAACTACGGCTCCGGCAGCGTCACCGCCATCCCCGTCCGCTCCGACGGCACCCTCGCCCGGTCCGCCGCCCACGTGCTCCAGCACACCGGCGCGGGCCCGCACACCCCGCGCCAGCACGGGCCGCACGCCCACCACGTGCAGCCCGACCCGAGCGGCCGCTGGGCCGTCAGCGTCGACCTCGGCACCGACTCCGTGCGGGTGTGCACGCTGACGGACGGCACCCTCGCCCTGCACCGGGAGACCGCCCTGCGGCCCGGCTCGGGCCCGCGGCACCTCGCCTTCCACCCGGACGGGTCGTACGCGTACGTCGTCAACGAACTCACCCCCTCCGTCACCGTCTGCCGCTGGGACGCGGCCGAGGGCGTGCTGACACCGCTGACCGAAACCCCGGTGCTGTCCGGCGCACCGGCGCGCGACGCCTACCCCTCGGGCATCGTCACCTCGCCCGACGGCCGCTTCGTGTGGACCGCCACCCGCGGCGAGGACGTCCTGTCCGTGCTCGCCGTCGAGGGCGAGGAGCTGCGGCTGATCGCCACGGTGCCCTGCGGCGGCCGCTGGCCACGCGCCCTCACCGCGTCCGACGGCTTCCTCTACGTCGCCAACGAACGCTCCGGCGACGTGACCTGGTTTTCCACCGATCCGCGCACGGGCATCCCGCGACGGGCCGGCACGATCGGGGTGACGGCGGCATCCTGCGTGATCCTCGGGTGA